The Enterococcus sp. 7F3_DIV0205 genome has a window encoding:
- a CDS encoding helix-turn-helix domain-containing protein, protein MEIGEKLRNLRVQKNLTQEELGERTDLTKGYISQLERDLSSPSMETFFNILEVLGITPEQFFSEETLAQKIVYKEEDSTLYYDEENGYELKWLIPESNEKEMEPIVLTFDKNGQYKTFEPSLSETFIYVIDGSVSLILGETTYSAKKGEAMYYQATERHQLINHSKGKSCVLIVATESYL, encoded by the coding sequence ATGGAAATCGGTGAGAAGCTGCGTAATTTACGTGTACAAAAAAACTTAACACAAGAGGAATTAGGCGAGCGAACTGATTTAACAAAAGGCTATATTTCTCAGTTGGAGCGTGATCTTAGCTCGCCTTCAATGGAGACATTCTTTAATATTTTAGAAGTGTTAGGGATTACACCAGAACAATTTTTTAGTGAGGAAACTTTGGCGCAAAAAATTGTTTATAAAGAGGAAGATAGTACACTTTATTATGATGAAGAGAACGGCTATGAATTGAAATGGCTGATCCCTGAATCAAATGAGAAAGAAATGGAACCAATCGTTTTGACCTTTGATAAGAACGGCCAGTATAAGACTTTTGAGCCTTCATTATCGGAAACGTTTATCTATGTGATCGATGGCTCCGTGTCATTGATATTAGGTGAAACGACTTATTCTGCCAAAAAAGGTGAAGCAATGTATTACCAAGCCACAGAACGCCATCAGCTAATCAATCATTCAAAAGGAAAAAGTTGTGTGCTGATTGTAGCGACAGAGTCATATTTATAA
- a CDS encoding radical SAM/SPASM domain-containing protein translates to MSNYLYWNKILEFVVQKNNKVDLTIFDEDYVYTKDNKSCSLDFVGFEIISKIDGTRTKEELISELSCKYNDSVGNVGDIVSRFLEKFVNEMDVKLFGREICEKINVFIREENTKYPKIVSIEITNTCNIKCLHCYGNYGALKKEMPTLDQIKSLFDELKALGVNGIEITGGECTTHPDFTEILRHAYKLNFASVCILTNGINLNDAQIELMKKNRSSTSIQIDLHSLDDDYVTWFTKRPNTTEKIKENIIKVKTAGIVLRVATIITRNNYSELPKIGEWLYEYEIRNWGISPVISLGRAQFKNDELILTLNDQVKLEEILEKLYRKYKNDIRFNSTKEHEGEVKNCGAIVNQAVIDSKGNLKMCTMDTGEYFGEPLGNVYKTAVKGIYDSNVEFLEAFAQLKSPNPSIKECKQCEHIRFCGGCILRGILKAKEIGDKCFWYKDVVSPVIKKQYPIDIA, encoded by the coding sequence ATGAGTAACTATTTATATTGGAATAAAATTTTAGAATTTGTAGTCCAAAAAAATAATAAAGTTGATTTAACTATTTTTGATGAAGACTATGTATATACAAAAGATAATAAGAGTTGTTCTTTAGACTTCGTAGGATTTGAAATCATAAGTAAGATAGATGGAACTAGAACGAAGGAAGAGCTTATTAGTGAATTGTCATGTAAATACAATGATTCGGTTGGAAATGTTGGCGACATTGTTTCTAGGTTTTTAGAAAAATTCGTTAATGAAATGGACGTGAAACTTTTTGGAAGAGAAATCTGTGAAAAAATAAATGTCTTTATACGAGAAGAAAATACCAAGTATCCGAAAATTGTCTCAATCGAAATCACTAATACATGCAATATAAAATGTCTTCATTGTTATGGAAATTATGGAGCGCTGAAAAAAGAGATGCCAACTTTGGATCAGATAAAGTCATTGTTTGATGAATTAAAAGCTCTGGGAGTAAATGGTATAGAAATTACTGGCGGAGAATGTACGACACATCCAGACTTTACGGAAATTTTAAGACATGCGTATAAGTTGAATTTTGCTTCCGTTTGTATTTTGACAAATGGAATAAATTTAAATGACGCCCAAATTGAATTAATGAAGAAAAATAGAAGTTCTACATCGATTCAAATAGATTTACATAGTTTAGACGATGACTATGTTACTTGGTTTACCAAACGTCCTAATACAACAGAAAAAATCAAAGAAAATATAATTAAGGTAAAGACTGCTGGAATCGTGTTAAGAGTTGCAACTATTATAACTAGAAATAATTATTCTGAATTGCCAAAAATCGGAGAATGGTTGTATGAGTATGAAATTCGAAACTGGGGAATCAGTCCAGTTATCTCATTAGGAAGGGCTCAGTTCAAGAATGATGAGTTAATATTGACTTTGAATGATCAAGTTAAACTGGAAGAAATTTTAGAGAAACTGTACAGAAAATACAAAAATGATATTCGTTTTAATTCTACAAAAGAACATGAGGGAGAAGTTAAAAATTGTGGGGCTATTGTTAACCAAGCGGTCATTGATAGTAAAGGTAACCTGAAAATGTGTACGATGGATACAGGTGAATATTTTGGAGAGCCTTTGGGAAATGTATATAAAACAGCTGTAAAAGGAATATATGATAGTAACGTAGAGTTTTTGGAAGCATTTGCTCAATTAAAATCTCCTAATCCATCCATCAAAGAATGCAAACAATGTGAGCACATTAGATTTTGTGGTGGTTGTATTTTAAGAGGAATTCTAAAAGCAAAAGAAATTGGCGATAAGTGTTTCTGGTATAAGGATGTCGTTAGTCCTGTAATAAAGAAACAATATCCAATTGATATAGCTTAA
- a CDS encoding ECF transporter S component produces the protein MKNTKTFTLTAMFLAILILLSAVPFLGFIPIGPINATTMHIPVIIASIVLGPRIGAFLGGVFGIISMIRSTIVVSPLSFVFSPFIPVIGTDQGSWKAIIVAIVPRILIGVVPYFVFMGLKKITKNKPSSQPFSLFIAGFLGSATNTILVMNLIYFLFKDSYAQSIGVSGAAIYTGILTVIFTSGVVEAIVAAVATVGVASVLLRLVKKNATQKL, from the coding sequence ATGAAAAATACAAAAACATTTACATTAACGGCTATGTTTTTAGCAATCCTAATTCTATTATCGGCAGTACCATTTTTAGGATTTATTCCAATTGGACCAATCAATGCGACAACGATGCACATTCCAGTGATTATCGCTTCGATCGTTTTAGGTCCAAGGATCGGTGCTTTTTTAGGCGGTGTCTTTGGAATCATCAGTATGATTCGCAGTACGATCGTCGTATCGCCGTTATCCTTCGTCTTCTCTCCTTTCATACCTGTGATTGGAACCGATCAAGGAAGTTGGAAAGCAATTATTGTTGCGATCGTTCCACGTATTTTGATAGGGGTCGTTCCTTATTTTGTGTTTATGGGATTAAAGAAAATAACGAAAAATAAACCCAGTTCTCAACCTTTTAGTTTGTTCATTGCAGGTTTTTTAGGCTCTGCGACGAATACAATTCTCGTGATGAACTTGATTTACTTTTTATTTAAAGATTCTTATGCGCAAAGTATTGGTGTCAGTGGTGCAGCGATTTATACTGGTATTTTGACGGTTATTTTCACTAGCGGTGTGGTTGAAGCAATCGTTGCAGCAGTCGCTACAGTTGGTGTGGCTTCTGTGTTGCTGCGATTAGTGAAAAAGAATGCTACGCAGAAATTGTGA
- a CDS encoding TIGR04197 family type VII secretion effector, producing MSGIKSSVTVAGGISAQFSQAASGFSSVNEAVSKAERTTVSGNSNAKNSLASIHSRGQRVSNAIARDGNNIYSVAKEFSEIDQKIKRSFDLPLFSPNLGGGSRS from the coding sequence ATGTCAGGAATCAAAAGCAGTGTGACCGTTGCAGGCGGCATCTCAGCACAGTTCAGTCAAGCAGCAAGCGGTTTTTCATCTGTGAATGAGGCGGTGAGCAAGGCCGAACGCACGACGGTCAGTGGCAATAGTAACGCAAAAAATAGCTTAGCGAGCATTCATAGTCGTGGTCAGCGCGTGTCCAATGCGATCGCTCGTGACGGGAATAATATTTATTCGGTCGCAAAAGAATTCAGCGAAATCGATCAAAAAATCAAAAGAAGTTTCGACTTACCACTGTTTTCTCCAAATCTTGGAGGTGGCAGTCGTTCATGA
- a CDS encoding ABC transporter ATP-binding protein: MIKSERINFLKKYMVKNKKNIVIGLLSMILFSLITSPLSWIIGRTVDMLSSTNRSYVQLLQFILVILSIHVISILLSYIYQICFSKAQQRINKELKVDLLEIVFNAPMSILEKFDKGYLVSRIDESQQISSLLNPVNLSSVIGIFNIFFSFIIMFTVNSKLALMSMLIVPICFVISVKSTNKIQSGATEIQEASGKVSGNIFEDFNRIENIKILNIQNTRISNIMNKMDKLLKKTIRQTRYLISYLQLFSLTNSFITVLILGVSGVFIIRNEMTIGGYTTFSLYLSQILPAIQGLSNISITLKPTIVIIDRVLELFSLPNENIGMKKIETIDTICFSNVSFKYSGQSQLFLNRLNLSIQSGDKVLIRGKNGAGKSTILKLILGIYNVTGGEIKINGMLSTELDKINLRSKIGMVSQNIELYKGTILDNILYGCETSSEENVFTIIEKCNLKNYFENFPEKLNTELSDLGNGVSGGQAQVIAFLRALIGEKELLIFDEATSNIDLRTRQLIFDVLEKNYFSKTVLIVSHSDEKLSFVNKIVQL; this comes from the coding sequence ATGATAAAAAGTGAAAGAATAAATTTTTTGAAAAAGTATATGGTGAAAAATAAGAAAAATATAGTTATTGGTTTATTGTCCATGATACTATTTTCTTTGATAACCTCTCCGTTATCTTGGATCATTGGTCGTACAGTTGATATGTTATCGTCAACAAATAGAAGCTATGTACAATTACTTCAATTTATTTTAGTTATATTATCTATTCATGTAATCAGCATTCTATTATCGTATATATATCAAATATGTTTTTCAAAAGCCCAACAGAGAATAAATAAAGAACTAAAAGTAGATTTACTTGAGATCGTATTTAATGCTCCGATGAGTATTTTAGAAAAATTTGACAAAGGCTACCTAGTTTCTAGAATTGATGAATCGCAACAGATAAGTTCATTATTAAATCCTGTAAATCTAAGTAGTGTGATTGGAATCTTTAATATATTTTTTTCATTTATCATAATGTTCACCGTTAATTCAAAACTTGCTCTTATGAGTATGTTGATTGTTCCAATTTGCTTTGTTATATCCGTGAAGAGTACAAATAAAATTCAATCTGGTGCAACAGAAATACAAGAAGCAAGTGGGAAAGTAAGTGGAAACATATTTGAAGATTTTAATCGAATTGAAAATATAAAAATATTAAATATACAAAATACTAGGATAAGTAATATAATGAATAAAATGGACAAGTTATTAAAAAAGACAATTCGTCAGACACGATATTTAATTAGCTATTTACAATTATTTTCTCTAACAAATAGCTTCATAACAGTTCTTATCTTAGGAGTATCTGGTGTTTTTATTATAAGAAATGAGATGACTATTGGTGGGTACACAACATTTTCACTATATTTAAGCCAGATTTTACCAGCTATACAAGGATTATCAAATATAAGCATTACTTTAAAACCGACAATAGTAATAATTGATAGAGTTTTAGAATTATTTTCATTACCAAACGAAAATATAGGAATGAAAAAAATTGAAACTATAGATACTATTTGTTTTTCTAATGTATCTTTTAAATACTCAGGTCAGAGTCAATTGTTTTTAAATAGATTAAATTTAAGTATTCAATCAGGCGATAAAGTTTTAATCAGAGGGAAAAACGGAGCAGGTAAATCTACAATATTGAAATTAATATTAGGAATTTATAACGTTACTGGTGGAGAAATAAAAATCAATGGGATGCTAAGTACGGAACTTGATAAAATAAATCTCAGATCTAAGATAGGAATGGTGTCACAGAACATCGAGCTATACAAAGGGACTATTTTGGACAACATTTTATATGGCTGTGAAACATCTTCTGAAGAGAATGTTTTTACTATAATAGAAAAATGCAATTTAAAGAACTATTTTGAAAATTTTCCAGAAAAATTAAATACAGAGTTATCTGATTTAGGAAATGGTGTTTCAGGCGGTCAGGCACAAGTAATAGCTTTTTTGAGAGCTTTGATTGGGGAAAAAGAGTTACTAATATTTGATGAGGCAACATCAAATATTGATCTGAGAACTAGACAATTAATATTTGATGTTTTAGAAAAAAATTATTTTTCTAAAACTGTTTTGATTGTTTCACATTCTGATGAGAAACTTTCATTTGTTAATAAAATAGTTCAACTATGA
- a CDS encoding DUF4474 domain-containing protein — protein sequence MAIDFYVGEVKSQSAAAKQMANEYIQFCGTLKDSVNAFMNAPLSSKTYDSAKLYFSAVYPSLASGFILACEALIEAHSKFPEEFQSSVDTCDVIEEQLKAEIAQGQALLQNMARTMDKEKEPNQRMEQRYMGVQSSIQKNEEKLQKLYEFNASSPNLFADFEAQLANLDAGLAEVEKGAAWNPTSGTFEVSRMNLAWTKPIGKAWAKRELDKSFRNRKIGWAKSENDNSFDINEIETTLFSFFSPIISPFLGFQYNMDKDYYYTNKHSIQSMGGFMDLFDEFGPYLGMDLDTEVSLFNANGKEYRLQLWKGTYGFGEAYGAEIGLYYKNPESSDLITQIQTAIPDWYACVEEADQLKMKQTVYDVNTKEQLLTNDTRDYAEYGKHFWNLVIKTDSGINKEALMTHSEIEVPDVKMRKAMLEALRKEKDIRNVREKGDVIEFTWKN from the coding sequence ATGGCTATTGATTTTTATGTAGGTGAAGTAAAATCTCAAAGTGCCGCTGCTAAACAAATGGCAAATGAATATATTCAATTTTGCGGAACATTGAAAGATAGCGTCAATGCTTTTATGAATGCACCACTTTCCAGCAAAACTTACGATTCAGCGAAACTTTATTTTTCAGCAGTCTATCCATCTTTGGCAAGTGGGTTTATACTAGCATGTGAGGCTTTAATTGAAGCCCATAGTAAATTCCCAGAAGAATTTCAATCATCTGTAGATACATGCGATGTGATCGAAGAACAATTAAAAGCAGAAATCGCACAAGGACAAGCCTTACTGCAAAATATGGCACGCACGATGGATAAAGAAAAAGAACCCAACCAACGTATGGAACAGCGCTATATGGGCGTACAAAGCTCAATTCAAAAGAATGAAGAAAAGCTACAGAAATTATACGAGTTTAATGCAAGCTCACCGAATTTATTTGCGGATTTTGAAGCACAATTGGCTAATTTAGATGCAGGATTGGCGGAGGTTGAAAAAGGTGCAGCATGGAATCCGACTTCTGGAACGTTTGAAGTGTCTAGGATGAATTTAGCATGGACGAAACCGATTGGGAAAGCTTGGGCTAAGAGAGAATTAGATAAATCTTTTAGAAATAGAAAAATCGGCTGGGCAAAATCTGAAAATGATAATTCTTTTGATATCAATGAAATAGAAACAACGTTGTTTAGCTTCTTTTCCCCTATAATTTCTCCATTCTTAGGGTTTCAATACAATATGGATAAAGATTATTATTATACAAATAAGCATTCTATTCAAAGTATGGGCGGATTCATGGATTTATTTGATGAATTTGGACCTTATCTAGGAATGGATCTCGATACAGAAGTGAGCCTTTTTAATGCGAATGGAAAAGAGTACCGTTTACAATTATGGAAAGGGACTTATGGGTTTGGGGAAGCATATGGAGCAGAAATTGGTTTATATTATAAAAATCCAGAATCAAGTGATCTAATTACCCAAATTCAGACGGCAATACCAGATTGGTATGCTTGTGTGGAAGAAGCTGATCAATTGAAAATGAAACAAACAGTTTATGATGTTAATACTAAAGAACAGTTACTTACCAATGATACAAGAGATTATGCAGAATACGGTAAACATTTTTGGAATTTAGTAATCAAAACAGATAGTGGAATTAACAAAGAAGCTTTAATGACACATTCTGAGATAGAAGTGCCCGATGTTAAAATGCGAAAAGCAATGCTTGAAGCTTTGAGAAAAGAAAAAGATATAAGGAATGTCAGAGAAAAAGGGGATGTAATAGAATTCACATGGAAAAATTAA
- a CDS encoding oxidoreductase has product MDMFSAFRVKEEDEKITTTFEKIPLTDLSDGEVIVKVAYSSVNYKDSLAVKQNGGVIRNYPMIPGIDLSGTILSSQDARFKEGQHVLVTGYGLGVSHTGGFAEIARVPGDWIVPLPDKLSLKDAMLFGTAGFTAALSVQALEDSGLAQNKEATILVTGASGGVGSLAIAMLKQLGYKNILALSRKKSAIDSLKKIGATDVLLLDEFMPEKIKPLAKQTIDYAIDTVGGDVTAALLPQLKYGGSIAICGNAAGIKLNTTVLPFILRGANLLGIDSVNVPMKQRLAIWHRLATDLNVSQHELVNEIALQELPQTLDQLQSGTHIGRTIIKMN; this is encoded by the coding sequence ATGGATATGTTTTCTGCATTTCGTGTCAAAGAAGAGGATGAAAAGATCACTACAACCTTCGAAAAAATCCCACTTACAGATTTATCTGACGGAGAGGTAATCGTCAAAGTAGCCTACTCTTCCGTTAATTATAAAGATTCATTAGCTGTTAAACAAAATGGCGGCGTTATTCGTAATTACCCTATGATTCCTGGAATCGATTTAAGCGGGACTATATTGTCATCCCAAGACGCTCGCTTTAAGGAAGGGCAACATGTTTTGGTCACAGGTTATGGTTTAGGCGTATCTCATACAGGAGGTTTCGCTGAAATCGCTCGAGTACCTGGCGATTGGATCGTTCCTTTGCCAGATAAATTAAGCTTAAAAGACGCTATGCTTTTTGGTACAGCGGGTTTCACTGCCGCGCTGTCTGTTCAAGCATTAGAAGATAGCGGACTCGCTCAAAATAAAGAAGCAACCATTTTAGTTACAGGCGCCTCTGGTGGGGTCGGAAGCTTAGCGATTGCTATGTTAAAACAATTAGGTTATAAAAATATCCTAGCGTTAAGTCGAAAAAAATCTGCGATCGATTCTTTGAAAAAAATTGGTGCGACTGATGTGCTTTTATTAGATGAATTTATGCCAGAAAAAATCAAACCATTAGCGAAACAAACAATCGATTATGCTATCGATACTGTTGGTGGTGACGTAACGGCTGCGCTGCTACCTCAACTTAAGTATGGCGGCAGTATCGCTATCTGCGGAAATGCTGCTGGCATCAAGTTAAACACAACGGTTTTACCTTTTATTTTAAGAGGTGCAAATCTTTTAGGTATCGATTCAGTCAATGTCCCTATGAAACAGCGGTTAGCGATTTGGCACCGTTTAGCTACTGATTTAAATGTAAGCCAGCATGAACTCGTAAATGAAATAGCTTTACAAGAACTACCGCAAACCTTAGATCAGCTACAGTCTGGTACACATATTGGACGAACGATCATTAAAATGAACTAA
- the coaB gene encoding phosphopantothenate--cysteine ligase has translation MNILITAGGTSEKIDNVRSITNHSTGRLGKAIGETFLAQGHHITYVTTPQAVRPTPDSNLTVIEIETTKDLETALLDQFEHQVFDGIIHSMAVSDFTTETTLSEDAFIEKLAAKLVKDADLTDLTNLTEALYLSLDEIGNTIQQEKKIPSGTDRLLLFLKKNPKIIAMLREKQPQAVLVGFKLLVGVSTEELIQVGQAILAKNKCDFVLANDLEAIHGDQHQGILIDGKGQTETAQTKNEIAQLIVSKVEEKWRMQG, from the coding sequence ATGAATATTTTAATCACAGCTGGAGGAACATCAGAAAAAATCGACAATGTCCGTTCTATCACAAATCATTCGACTGGACGTTTAGGAAAAGCAATTGGTGAAACCTTTTTAGCTCAGGGACACCACATCACCTATGTGACTACTCCCCAAGCTGTCCGACCTACTCCAGACTCCAATTTAACCGTTATTGAAATCGAAACCACTAAAGACTTGGAAACAGCTTTACTTGATCAGTTTGAGCATCAAGTTTTTGACGGAATCATTCATAGCATGGCCGTTAGTGATTTCACAACTGAAACAACCTTGTCAGAAGATGCTTTTATCGAAAAACTCGCAGCGAAGCTAGTAAAAGATGCCGACTTAACTGATTTAACCAATTTGACCGAAGCTCTTTACCTTAGTTTAGATGAAATTGGAAACACGATCCAGCAAGAAAAAAAGATTCCTTCTGGAACAGATCGTCTCTTGCTTTTTTTGAAGAAAAACCCTAAAATAATTGCAATGCTTAGAGAAAAACAACCGCAAGCAGTTCTTGTTGGTTTTAAGCTGTTAGTCGGTGTTTCTACTGAAGAATTAATTCAGGTTGGTCAAGCGATCCTCGCGAAAAACAAATGTGACTTCGTACTCGCAAATGATCTTGAAGCAATTCACGGCGACCAACATCAGGGAATCCTGATCGATGGCAAAGGACAAACCGAAACAGCTCAGACCAAAAACGAAATCGCTCAACTGATCGTTTCTAAAGTTGAAGAAAAATGGAGGATGCAAGGATGA
- a CDS encoding FUSC family protein has translation MKFKIGMRTFKTGLSVFFCILVSILLKRETYVVAAITTVFTLREDMENTLKYGKHRIIGNVMGAIMSIAVIAVFNWLGRTELVQLIFIPVIITLMIALLASLGYHEGTVGACATLLTIVFMIPADQSYGYAFARVVDSFIGMGIALLVNYLIPLKLGKERIVRLIKNEEVSE, from the coding sequence TTGAAATTTAAGATTGGTATGCGTACATTTAAAACAGGGTTAAGTGTCTTTTTTTGTATTTTGGTCAGTATTTTATTAAAACGGGAAACTTATGTGGTTGCAGCGATTACAACAGTTTTTACGTTGCGGGAAGATATGGAAAATACACTCAAATATGGCAAGCATCGAATTATCGGAAATGTGATGGGCGCAATCATGTCAATCGCTGTGATTGCAGTTTTTAATTGGCTAGGCAGAACAGAGCTTGTCCAGTTGATTTTTATTCCAGTGATCATCACTCTGATGATCGCCTTATTGGCAAGTCTAGGCTATCATGAGGGAACGGTAGGCGCATGTGCAACATTGTTAACGATCGTCTTTATGATTCCAGCGGATCAGTCATATGGCTATGCGTTTGCTCGAGTAGTGGACAGTTTTATTGGTATGGGAATTGCTTTGTTAGTGAATTATTTGATCCCGTTGAAGCTTGGCAAAGAAAGAATTGTAAGACTTATAAAGAATGAGGAAGTGTCTGAATAA
- a CDS encoding ABC transporter ATP-binding protein, with the protein MKKNIITFENVVKQYEDEKVLKNVSFEIEQGKFYTLLGPSGCGKTTILRILAGFADATEGDIYFDGQRINDIPANKRQVNTVFQDYALFPHMNVFDNVAFGLKIKKIQKKEIEKKVKDALRMVQLPGYETREISEMSGGQRQRVAIARAIVNEPKVLLLDEPLSALDLKLRTDMQYELRELQQRLGITFIFVTHDQEEALAMSDEIFVMNKGHIVQSGTPVDIYDEPINHFVADFVGESNIVNGTMIEDNLVEFVGKRFECVDGGMRQAEPVEIMLRPEDLTITTADKGKLVVTVDTQLFRGVHYEIICHDEDHNEWMVHSTRKATEGAKVGLFFEPEDIHVMRFNESEEDFDARLESYEE; encoded by the coding sequence GTGAAGAAAAATATTATTACGTTTGAAAACGTTGTGAAACAATATGAAGATGAAAAAGTTTTAAAGAATGTTAGTTTTGAAATTGAGCAAGGGAAGTTTTATACATTACTCGGTCCTTCAGGATGTGGAAAAACAACGATTTTGCGCATTTTAGCGGGTTTTGCAGATGCGACAGAAGGGGACATTTACTTTGATGGGCAACGAATCAATGATATTCCAGCGAATAAACGTCAAGTGAATACTGTCTTTCAAGATTATGCGTTGTTTCCTCATATGAATGTGTTTGATAATGTAGCATTTGGGTTGAAAATCAAAAAAATTCAAAAGAAAGAAATTGAAAAGAAAGTCAAAGATGCTTTGCGGATGGTTCAGTTACCAGGGTATGAAACGCGAGAAATTAGTGAGATGTCTGGTGGTCAGCGTCAACGTGTGGCAATTGCTCGAGCAATTGTCAATGAGCCTAAAGTATTGCTATTAGACGAGCCGTTATCTGCATTGGATTTGAAATTGCGAACAGATATGCAGTATGAATTACGTGAATTGCAGCAGAGGTTAGGCATTACGTTTATTTTCGTTACCCATGATCAAGAAGAAGCCTTAGCAATGAGTGATGAAATTTTTGTTATGAACAAAGGACACATCGTGCAAAGCGGTACGCCTGTAGATATTTATGATGAACCGATCAATCATTTTGTGGCTGATTTTGTGGGCGAAAGTAACATTGTCAATGGTACGATGATAGAAGATAATTTAGTTGAGTTTGTTGGAAAACGTTTTGAATGTGTGGATGGCGGGATGCGCCAAGCGGAACCCGTTGAAATCATGTTGCGTCCTGAAGATTTGACGATTACGACAGCAGATAAAGGGAAATTAGTTGTGACGGTGGATACACAATTATTCCGTGGCGTACACTATGAAATCATCTGTCATGATGAGGATCACAATGAGTGGATGGTTCATTCAACTAGAAAAGCAACAGAAGGCGCTAAAGTCGGTCTGTTTTTTGAACCAGAGGATATTCATGTCATGCGCTTTAATGAGTCAGAAGAAGACTTTGATGCTCGTTTAGAAAGCTACGAAGAATAG
- a CDS encoding DUF3958 family protein: MSEERELKINQQLRKVSIDQEDKRREIRELEDLESDYFSIHQQEQRYYQDLIGNNQGSRYTGHFMELDNEANRLHQYERQRLEDIAERLVSEEVQLRDKEEELYAERTQLFAEGDEAEDKRYGY; this comes from the coding sequence ATGAGTGAAGAGAGAGAATTAAAAATCAATCAACAGTTAAGGAAAGTAAGTATTGATCAAGAAGATAAACGGCGTGAGATTCGAGAATTAGAGGATTTGGAATCAGATTATTTTTCGATCCATCAACAGGAGCAACGCTATTATCAAGACTTAATCGGCAATAATCAAGGTTCGCGTTATACAGGTCATTTTATGGAGCTGGATAACGAAGCTAACCGCTTACACCAATACGAACGCCAACGCCTAGAAGATATAGCTGAACGTTTAGTAAGTGAGGAAGTACAGCTGAGAGACAAAGAAGAGGAATTATACGCTGAGAGAACCCAGCTGTTTGCCGAAGGAGACGAAGCGGAGGACAAGCGCTATGGCTATTGA
- the coaC gene encoding phosphopantothenoylcysteine decarboxylase produces MKTILLGVSGSISAYKAADLTSQFTKLGYNVEVIMTTNSTKFITPLTLQSLSKNPVHTDVMEEITPDKINHIELAKKTDLFLVAPASANVIGKLANGIADDMLSTVALALKEEVPKVIAPAMNTYMYQNPIMQRNLATLKEVGYQEIDPREALLACGDFGRGALATVEEIVAKINDILAK; encoded by the coding sequence ATGAAAACTATCTTATTAGGTGTTTCTGGCAGTATATCTGCCTATAAAGCAGCTGACTTAACCAGCCAATTCACTAAACTAGGCTACAATGTCGAAGTGATTATGACAACAAACAGCACCAAATTTATCACCCCATTGACACTGCAGTCTTTGTCTAAAAACCCTGTTCATACAGATGTTATGGAAGAAATCACGCCTGATAAGATCAACCATATCGAATTAGCAAAGAAGACAGATCTTTTCTTAGTAGCTCCGGCTTCTGCTAATGTTATAGGCAAACTAGCAAATGGCATTGCAGATGATATGCTTTCAACCGTTGCGTTGGCTTTAAAAGAAGAAGTCCCTAAAGTGATTGCACCTGCAATGAATACCTATATGTATCAAAATCCAATCATGCAACGAAATTTAGCAACACTAAAAGAAGTGGGCTATCAAGAGATCGATCCCCGTGAAGCGTTATTAGCATGTGGTGATTTCGGGCGTGGTGCCCTTGCAACAGTTGAGGAGATTGTCGCTAAGATCAATGACATTTTAGCGAAATAA